A window of Oncorhynchus keta strain PuntledgeMale-10-30-2019 chromosome 27, Oket_V2, whole genome shotgun sequence contains these coding sequences:
- the LOC127912311 gene encoding uncharacterized protein LOC127912311 isoform X3 — protein MRLAPATIPQLNPKPGTCYHTPVEPPAWHPLPPVSIWCGPENQSVSGVDQKTSQYLVWTRKPVSIWCGPENQSVSGVDQKTSQYLVWTRKPVSIWCGPENQSVSGVDQKTSQYLVWIRKPVSIWCGSENQSVSGVDQKTSQYLVWIRKPVSIWCGSENQSVSGVDQKTSQYLVWIRKPVSIWCGSENQSVSGVDQKTSQYLVWIRKPVSIWCGSENQSVSGVDQKTSQYLVWIRKPVSIWCGSENQSVSGVDQKTSQYLVWIRKPVSIWCGSENQSVSGGTICLMHYDTSPSHS, from the exons ATGCgcctggcacctgctaccataccccaGTTGAACCCCAAgcctggcacctgctaccataccccaGTTGAACCCCCAGCCTGGCACCCGctaccaccagtcagtatctggtgtggaccagaaaaccagtcagtatctggtgtggaccagaaaaccagtcagtatctggtgtggaccagaaaaccagtcagtatctggtgtggaccagaaaaccagtcagtatctggtgtggaccagaaaaccagtcagtatctggtgtggaccagaaaaccagtcagtatctggtgtggaccagaaaaccagtcagtatctggtgtggaccagaaaaccagtcagtatctggtgtggatcagaaaaccag tcagtatctggtgtggatcagaaaaccagtcagtatctggtgtggatcagaaaaccagtcagtatctggtgtggatcagaaaaccagtcagtatctggtgtggatcagaaaaccagtcagtatctggtgtggatcagaaaaccagtcagtatctggtgtggatcagaaaaccagtcagtatctggtgtggatcagaaaaccagtcagtatctggtgtggatcagaaaaccagtcagtatctggtgtggatcagaaaaccagtcagtatctggtgtggatcagaaaaccagtcagtatctggtgtggatcagaaaaccagtcagtatctggtgtggatcagaaaaccagtcagtatctggtgtggatcagaaaaccagtcagtatctggtgtggatcagaaaaccagtcagtatctggtgtggatcagaaaaccagtcagtatctggtgtggatcagaaaaccagtcagtatctggtgggacCATTTGCCTTATGCAttatgacacatctccttcacatagttga
- the LOC127912312 gene encoding uncharacterized protein LOC127912312, giving the protein MLRRGEGQYWIQRWFRMLRGGEGQYWIQRWFRMLRRGEGQYWIRRWFRMLRGGEGQYWIQRCFRMLRGGEGQYWIQRWFRMLRRGEGQYWIRRWFRMLRGEGQYWLQRWFRMLRGGEGQYWIQRWFRMLRGGEGQYWIRRWFRMLRGGEGQYWIQRWFRMLRGGEGKYWIQRWFRMLRGGEGQYWIQRWFRMLRGGEGQYWIQRWFRMLRGGEGQYWIRRWFRMLRGGEGQYWIRRWFRMLRRGEGQYWIQRWFRMLRRGEGQYWIRRCFRMLRGGEGQYWIQRWFRMLRGGEGQYWIRRGGEGQY; this is encoded by the exons ATgttgaggaggggtgagggacaGTATTGGATACAGAGGTGGTTCAGGATGTTGAGGGG gggtgagggacaGTATTGGATACAGAG GTGGTTCAGGATgttgaggaggggtgagggacaGTATTGGATACGGAGGTGGTTCAGGATGTTGAGGGGGGGTGAGGGACAGTATTGGATACAGAGGTGCTTCAGGATGTTGAGGGGGGGTGAGGGACAGTATTGGATACAGAGGTGGTTCAGGATgttgaggaggggtgagggacaGTATTGGATACGGAGGTGGTTCAGGATGTTGAGGGGTGAGGGACAGTATTGGTTACAGAGGTGGTTCAGGATGTTGAGGGGGGGTGAGGGACAGTATTGGATACAGAGATGGTTCAGGATGTTGAGGGGGGGTGAGGGACAGTATTGGATACGGAGGTGGTTCAGGATGTTGAGGGGGGGTGAGGGACAGTATTGGATACAGAGATGGTTCAGGATGTTGAGGGGGGGTGAGGGAAAGTATTGGATACAGAG GTGGTTCAGGATGTTGAGGGGGGGTGAGGGACAGTATTGGATACAGAGGTGGTTCAGGATGTTGAGGGGGGGTGAGGGACAGTATTGGATACAGAGGTGGTTCAGGATGTTGAGGGGGGGTGAGGGACAGTATTGGATACGGAG GTGGTTCAGGATGTTGAGGGGGGGTGAGGGACAGTATTGGATACGGAG GTGGTTCAGGATgttgaggaggggtgagggacaGTATTGGATACAGAGGTGGTTCAGGATgttgaggaggggtgagggacaGTATTGGATACGGAG GTGCTTCAGGATGTTGAGGGGGGGTGAGGGACAGTATTGGATACAGAG GTGGTTCAGGATGTTGAGGGGGGGTGAGGGACAGTATTGGATACGGAGGGGGGGTGAGGGACAGTATTGA
- the LOC127912311 gene encoding uncharacterized protein LOC127912311 isoform X2 has translation MRLAPATIPQLNPKPGTCYHTPVEPPAWHPLPPVSIWCGPENQSVSGVDQKTSQYLVWTRKPVSIWCGPENQSVSGVDQKTSQYLVWTRKPVSIWCGPENQSVSGVDQKTSQYLVWTRKPVSIWCGPENQSVSGVDQKTSQYLVWIRKPVSIWCGSENQSVSGVDQKTSQYLVWIRKPVSIWCGSENQSVSGVDQKTSQYLVWIRKPVSIWCGSENQSVSGVDQKTSQYLVWIRKPVSIWCGSENQSVSGVDQKTSQYLVWIRKPVSIWCGSENQSVSGVDQKTSQYLVWIRKPVSIWWDHLPYAL, from the exons ATGCgcctggcacctgctaccataccccaGTTGAACCCCAAgcctggcacctgctaccataccccaGTTGAACCCCCAGCCTGGCACCCGctaccaccagtcagtatctggtgtggaccagaaaaccagtcagtatctggtgtggaccagaaaaccagtcagtatctggtgtggaccagaaaaccagtcagtatctggtgtggaccagaaaaccagtcagtatctggtgtggaccagaaaaccagtcagtatctg gtgtggaccagaaaaccagtcagtatctggtgtggaccagaaaaccagtcagtatctggtgtggaccagaaaaccagtcagtatctggtgtggaccagaaaaccagtcagtatctggtgtggaccagaaaaccagtcagtatctggtgtggaccagaaaaccagtcagtatctggtgtggatcagaaaaccagtcagtatctggtgtggatcagaaaaccagtcagtatctggtgtggatcagaaaaccagtcagtatctggtgtggatcagaaaaccagtcagtatctggtgtggatcagaaaaccagtcagtatctggtgtggatcagaaaaccagtcagtatctggtgtggatcagaaaaccagtcagtatctggtgtggatcagaaaaccagtcagtatctggtgtggatcagaaaaccagtcagtatctggtgtggatcagaaaaccagtcagtatctggtgtggatcagaaaaccagtcagtatctggtgtggatcagaaaaccagtcagtatctggtgtggatcagaaaaccagtcagtatctggtgtggatcagaaaaccagtcagtatctggtgtggatcagaaaaccagtcagtatctggtgtggatcagaaaaccagtcagtatctggtgggacCATTTGCCTTATGCAttatga
- the LOC127912311 gene encoding uncharacterized protein LOC127912311 isoform X1: MRLAPATIPQLNPKPGTCYHTPVEPPAWHPLPPVSIWCGPENQSVSGVDQKTSQYLVWTRKPVSIWCGPENQSVSGVDQKTSQYLVWTRKPVSIWCGPENQSVSGVDQKTSQYLVWTRKPVSIWCGPENQSVSGVDQKTSQYLVWTRKPVSIWCGSENQSVSGVDQKTSQYLVWIRKPVSIWCGSENQSVSGVDQKTSQYLVWIRKPVSIWCGSENQSVSGVDQKTSQYLVWIRKPVSIWCGSENQSVSGVDQKTSQYLVWIRKPVSIWCGSENQSVSGVDQKTSQYLVWIRKPVSIWCGSENQSVSGGTICLMHYDTSPSHS, from the exons ATGCgcctggcacctgctaccataccccaGTTGAACCCCAAgcctggcacctgctaccataccccaGTTGAACCCCCAGCCTGGCACCCGctaccaccagtcagtatctggtgtggaccagaaaaccagtcagtatctggtgtggaccagaaaaccagtcagtatctggtgtggaccagaaaaccagtcagtatctggtgtggaccagaaaaccagtcagtatctggtgtggaccagaaaaccagtcagtatctggtgtggaccagaaaaccagtcagtatctg gtgtggaccagaaaaccagtcagtatctggtgtggaccagaaaaccagtcagtatctggtgtggaccagaaaaccagtcagtatctggtgtggaccagaaaaccagtcagtatctggtgtggaccagaaaaccagtcagtatctggtgtggaccagaaaaccagtcagtatctggtgtggatcagaaaaccagtcagtatctggtgtggatcagaaaaccagtcagtatctggtgtggatcagaaaaccagtcagtatctggtgtggatcagaaaaccagtcagtatctggtgtggatcagaaaaccagtcagtatctggtgtggatcagaaaaccagtcagtatctggtgtggatcagaaaaccagtcagtatctggtgtggatcagaaaaccagtcagtatctggtgtggatcagaaaaccagtcagtatctggtgtggatcagaaaaccagtcagtatctggtgtggatcagaaaaccagtcagtatctggtgtggatcagaaaaccagtcagtatctggtgtggatcagaaaaccagtcagtatctggtgtggatcagaaaaccagtcagtatctggtgtggatcagaaaaccagtcagtatctggtgtggatcagaaaaccagtcagtatctggtgggacCATTTGCCTTATGCAttatgacacatctccttcacatagttga